GGCGGTGAAGTGACGCTGCTGGGCTGCAAAATCGGAGTAATGAACCGGCTGCCAGCCAGCTTTTTCGTCTCGGTAGCTTATAACTGCTGGGCCTTCCGCCGTCAAGGCATTCTGGTCCATCCGGCTACCGGTGACATTCAGGAATGGCTGTATGAGAGCGGCACCGGGATATCCGTCGAGGGAGAAGCTGCACCGCAGCCTGTTGCTGAAGCGGTGGGAGTAGCTGCGGCAGATCGGGCAGTTTCCGGCGTGGTGCCAGAGGATGCGACGATTCCTGCGGCACCGGCCATTGTATCCGGTACGGGTGAAGCAGCTTCCGATCCGGTTGTCCCGGTACATGAAGCGGCATCCGAACCGGCTGCGGCAGCTTCTGCCGGATCAGGCGGCTCGCGCGAAGTCCGCCTGACCACACCAATCAGCGAGGAGGACATCCGCAGCCTGCGTGTCGGTGATGTGGTGATCCTCTCCGGCGAGATGCATACCGGCCGCGATGCCCTGCACAAATACCTCATGGATCACGACACCCCTGTCGATCTGAACGGTGCCGTCATCTATCACTGTGGCCCGGTTATGCTGAAGGATGATGAGGGCTGGCATGTGAAGGCGGCCGGACCGACAACCAGCATCCGCGAGGAGCCGTATCAGGGGGATATTATTAAGAAGTTCGGTATCCGTGCCGTAATTGGCAAAGGCGGTATGGGCCCCAAGACCCTCAAGGCATTAGGCGAACACGGCGGCGTCTATCTCAATGCTATTGGCGGAGCGGCGCAGTATTATGCAGAATGTATCAAGAAGGTTAATGCGGTAGACTTCATGGAATTCGGCATTCCTGAGGCGATGTGGCATTTACAGGTGGAAGGGTTCGCAGCAATTGTGACCATGGATGCCCACGGCAACAGCCTGCATGCCGATGTGGAGAAGGATTCCGCCGCCAAGCTGGCCCAGTTCCGGGAGCCGGTGTTTAAGTAACAGGACCTCAATCAA
This genomic interval from Paenibacillus sp. FSL H8-0332 contains the following:
- a CDS encoding fumarate hydratase; amino-acid sequence: MQHFEESIYNLIVETSTNLPGDVRRAVARGRALEDRATRSGLALTTIAQNIGMAEQQISPICQDTGMPTFIIHTPVGVNQIEMKKDIHSAIIRATKNGKLRPNSVDSLTGENSGDNLGAGTPVIHFEQWEEDSVDVRLILKGGGCENKNIQYSLPAELEGLGKAGRDLDGIRKCILHSVYQAQGQGCSAGFIGVGIGGDRTTGYELAKKQLFRKVEDVNPIEDLGKLENYIMENANKLGIGTMGFGGEVTLLGCKIGVMNRLPASFFVSVAYNCWAFRRQGILVHPATGDIQEWLYESGTGISVEGEAAPQPVAEAVGVAAADRAVSGVVPEDATIPAAPAIVSGTGEAASDPVVPVHEAASEPAAAASAGSGGSREVRLTTPISEEDIRSLRVGDVVILSGEMHTGRDALHKYLMDHDTPVDLNGAVIYHCGPVMLKDDEGWHVKAAGPTTSIREEPYQGDIIKKFGIRAVIGKGGMGPKTLKALGEHGGVYLNAIGGAAQYYAECIKKVNAVDFMEFGIPEAMWHLQVEGFAAIVTMDAHGNSLHADVEKDSAAKLAQFREPVFK